Proteins encoded in a region of the Ziziphus jujuba cultivar Dongzao chromosome 3, ASM3175591v1 genome:
- the LOC107422284 gene encoding uncharacterized protein LOC107422284 isoform X3, which translates to MFANYALRTLRNYSQIVFSISRNGIYLQNRVQELVSECSDVDFSSDSDLDACLQRLSEELNSVEAESANMSNEIEVLTRAYVEDFNRLGVDLEGLKCSLDFTASQDLEKRKVDAINDCPTNGEGQLDVMNVYGDQALQCTMQQLELENEIENKKIILKTLEDLDHICKWSDAIEQIEDIFTGLKVIALDENCIRLSLQTYLPKLQGFISQQKVEGVNEPYELNHELLIEVLEGSMDMKNVEIFPNDVCIDDILDAAKHFSKSSLQWFVTKVQDRIILCTMRRLLVKSANKSRHSLEYLDRDEMIVAHMAGGIDAYIKVSQGWPVSSFPLNLTSLKSSDQHSKGVSLSFLCKVKEGANSLALHIRQNLSSFVDAVEKILVDQMSSELNSDSNTIQ; encoded by the exons ATGTTTGCGAATTATGCCCTTCGGACGCTGAGAAATTACTCACAGATTGTATTCTCCATttccag AAATGGGATTTATTTGCAGAATAGAGTTCAGGAATTAGTCTCGGAGTGCTCGGATGTTGATTTCTCTTCGGATAGCGACTTGG ATGCATGCCTTCAACGCTTGAGTGAGGAGCTCAATTCTGTGGAGGCTGAAAGCGCCAACATGTCCAATGAAATCGAAGTTCTTACAAGAGCATATGTTGAAG ATTTTAATCGACTGGGGGTTGATCTTGAAGGACTGAAATGTTCCTTGGACTTTACTGCATCGCAG GATCTGGAGAAAAGAAAAGTGGATGCAATTAATGATTGTCCCACAAATGGTGAAGGTCAATTGGATGTGATGAATGTCTACGGAGACCAAGCATTGCAG TGTACCATGCAGCAACTGGAGCTTGAAAATGAGAttgagaacaaaaaaataatcttgAAGACTTTGGAAGATCTAGATCATATATGTAAATG GTCTGATGCTATAGAGCAAATAGAAGATATATTTACAGGTCTAAAGGTCATTGCATTGGATGAAAACTGTATTAGGTTATCATTGCAGACATACCTTCCAAAGTTACAAGGCTTTATATCCCAACAAAAAGTTGAAGGTGTCAATGAGCCATATGAATTAAATCATGAGTTGCTAATTGAAGTTCTAGAGGGGAGTATGGATATGAAGAATGTTGAG ATATTTCCAAATGATGTATGTATTGATGACATTCTTGATGCTGCAAAACATTTCAG TAAGTCTTCATTGCAGTGGTTTGTGACAAAAGTTCAAGATAGAATTATTCTATGCACAATGAGGCGACTTTTGGTGAAGAGTGCAAATAAATCAAG ACACTCCTTGGAGTACTTGGACAGAGATGAGATGATAGTAGCTCATATGGCTGGAGGAATTGACGCTTACATAAAGGTCTCTCAAGGTTGGCCAGTATCAAGTTTTCCATTGAATCTAACATCTCTTAAGAGCTCAGATCAGCATTCTAAGGGAGTTTCTTTAAGTTTCCTATGCAAAGTTAAG GAAGGGGCAAATTCCTTGGCATTACACATTCGGCAGAATCTGTCAAGCTTTGTGGATGCTGTTGAAAAAATACTAGTCGACCAGATGAGCTCAGAACTGAATTCTGATAGTAATACCATTCAGTGA
- the LOC107422306 gene encoding uncharacterized protein LOC107422306 → MMPPRRKKWTEVEEKTLIDKYGEMVSDGTLLKMKTREKKFKPIASYVNSVHHAQDPIAYPWQWSWKDVSTKVQNMRHQYLLVKQKIKKQPECNSGGGGGGSGSGGECSVEEFDWMEGLSHWSNFLRYKEVFGDVGMVNNNGNDLTAVVNGDGENGGGFVGGSRGIELVEFEQMGHSGDGDFGVGIDGVENGVIGLGFEYDGEEAEETYNGNGRVREDGDDGFVYEEVEPNGSSLKKKKKKKVLKGMGKKAWGFLGNQLSKLREMEVRLEQREVERERERQRRESLRLEREREWERKWEEREKEREEKGKSREKLRLQRIREWEVMDKETEERERRRRREEELIREREWEERMNRRRLEWKKRIDEMLNQHREEMGQMQTRILHEQQNLTNQLLGIVSQWTTHPAGLSDHTGANNHYISQMMQNLHHVNSLVHGDARVEGENQDDQFIVDA, encoded by the coding sequence ATGATGCCGCcaagaagaaagaaatggaCGGAGGTGGAAGAGAAAACCCTGATCGACAAGTATGGAGAGATGGTTTCCGATGGGAcccttttgaaaatgaaaacccGTGAGAAGAAGTTCAAACCCATTGCTTCTTATGTGAACTCTGTGCACCATGCTCAAGATCCTATTGCCTATCCATGGCAATGGTCTTGGAAGGATGTTTCCACTAAGGTTCAGAACATGAGGCATCAGTATTTACTTGTCAAGCAGAAGATTAAGAAACAGCCTGAATGTAACtctggaggtggtggtggtggtagtgGTAGTGGTGGGGAGTGTAGCGTTGAGGAATTTGATTGGATGGAGGGACTTAGCCATTGGTCAAATTTCTTGAGGTACAAGGAGGTTTTTGGGGATGTTGGGATGGTGAATAATAATGGCAATGATTTGACGGCAGTTGTGAATGGGGATGGTGAGAATGGTGGGGGTTTTGTGGGTGGCAGTAGGGGAATTGAGCTTGTGGAGTTTGAGCAAATGGGTCATTCGGGTGATGGGGATTTCGGAGTGGGGATTGATGGAGTCGAGAATGGGGTAATCGGCTTGGGTTTTGAGTATGATGGGGAGGAGGCTGAGGAGACTTATAATGGTAATGGTCGGGTGAGGGAGGATGGAGATGATGGCTTTGTTTATGAAGAAGTTGAGCCAAATGGGTCTAgtctgaagaagaaaaagaagaagaaggtgttGAAGGGAATGGGGAAGAAGGCATGGGGGTTTCTTGGTAACCAGCTCTCTAAGTTGAGGGAAATGGAGGTCCGACTTGAGCAACGTGAGGTGGAAAGAGAACGGGAAAGGCAAAGAAGGGAGAGTCTTAGATTGGAACGTGAGCGAGAATGGGAAAGGAAATGGGAGGAGAGGGAAAAGGAAAGGGAGGAGAAGGGGAAGTCTAGGGAAAAGTTGAGGTTGCAAAGGATTCGAGAGTGGGAAGTTATGGACAAGGAGACCGAAGAgagggaaagaagaagaagaagagaagaggaGTTGATTCGTGAAAGGGAATGGGAGGAAAGAATGAACAGGAGGAGATTAGAGTGGAAGAAGAGGATAGACGAGATGTTGAATCAGCACCGTGAAGAAATGGGTCAGATGCAAACTCGCATCCTCCATGAGCAACAAAACCTTACCAACCAGTTACTTGGAATTGTGTCTCAGTGGACTACTCATCCAGCTGGACTTTCTGATCATACCGGTGCTAATAACCATTACATCTCACAAATGATGCAGAATTTGCACCATGTGAACAGTTTGGTTCATGGTGATGCTAGGGTTGAAGGAGAAAATCAAGATGACCAATTCATTGTTGATGCATGA
- the LOC107422284 gene encoding uncharacterized protein LOC107422284 isoform X4: MEESEVENAMEIVNTSSETLDLQAIHRRVGELEDMERNCKEDVCELCPSDAEKLLTDCILHFQNRVQELVSECSDVDFSSDSDLDACLQRLSEELNSVEAESANMSNEIEVLTRAYVEDFNRLGVDLEGLKCSLDFTASQDLEKRKVDAINDCPTNGEGQLDVMNVYGDQALQCTMQQLELENEIENKKIILKTLEDLDHICKWSDAIEQIEDIFTGLKVIALDENCIRLSLQTYLPKLQGFISQQKVEGVNEPYELNHELLIEVLEGSMDMKNVEIFPNDVCIDDILDAAKHFSKSSLQWFVTKVQDRIILCTMRRLLVKSANKSRKICYQFTGMRSLGFEHRP; the protein is encoded by the exons ATGGAAGAAAGCGAAGTGGAAAATGCGATGGAAATCGTTAATACTTCTTCAGAGACCCTAGACCTTCAAGCAATTCAcag GCGAGTGGGAGAGCTGGAAGATATGGAAAGGAATTGTAAGGAAGATGTTTGCGAATTATGCCCTTCGGACGCTGAGAAATTACTCACAGATTGTATTCTCCATttccag AATAGAGTTCAGGAATTAGTCTCGGAGTGCTCGGATGTTGATTTCTCTTCGGATAGCGACTTGG ATGCATGCCTTCAACGCTTGAGTGAGGAGCTCAATTCTGTGGAGGCTGAAAGCGCCAACATGTCCAATGAAATCGAAGTTCTTACAAGAGCATATGTTGAAG ATTTTAATCGACTGGGGGTTGATCTTGAAGGACTGAAATGTTCCTTGGACTTTACTGCATCGCAG GATCTGGAGAAAAGAAAAGTGGATGCAATTAATGATTGTCCCACAAATGGTGAAGGTCAATTGGATGTGATGAATGTCTACGGAGACCAAGCATTGCAG TGTACCATGCAGCAACTGGAGCTTGAAAATGAGAttgagaacaaaaaaataatcttgAAGACTTTGGAAGATCTAGATCATATATGTAAATG GTCTGATGCTATAGAGCAAATAGAAGATATATTTACAGGTCTAAAGGTCATTGCATTGGATGAAAACTGTATTAGGTTATCATTGCAGACATACCTTCCAAAGTTACAAGGCTTTATATCCCAACAAAAAGTTGAAGGTGTCAATGAGCCATATGAATTAAATCATGAGTTGCTAATTGAAGTTCTAGAGGGGAGTATGGATATGAAGAATGTTGAG ATATTTCCAAATGATGTATGTATTGATGACATTCTTGATGCTGCAAAACATTTCAG TAAGTCTTCATTGCAGTGGTTTGTGACAAAAGTTCAAGATAGAATTATTCTATGCACAATGAGGCGACTTTTGGTGAAGAGTGCAAATAAATCAAG AAAAATATGTTACCAATTTACTGGAATGAGATCACTAGGATTTGAACATAGACCATAA
- the LOC107422284 gene encoding uncharacterized protein LOC107422284 isoform X1, with protein MEESEVENAMEIVNTSSETLDLQAIHRRVGELEDMERNCKEDVCELCPSDAEKLLTDCILHFQNRVQELVSECSDVDFSSDSDLDACLQRLSEELNSVEAESANMSNEIEVLTRAYVEDFNRLGVDLEGLKCSLDFTASQDLEKRKVDAINDCPTNGEGQLDVMNVYGDQALQCTMQQLELENEIENKKIILKTLEDLDHICKWSDAIEQIEDIFTGLKVIALDENCIRLSLQTYLPKLQGFISQQKVEGVNEPYELNHELLIEVLEGSMDMKNVEIFPNDVCIDDILDAAKHFSKSSLQWFVTKVQDRIILCTMRRLLVKSANKSRHSLEYLDRDEMIVAHMAGGIDAYIKVSQGWPVSSFPLNLTSLKSSDQHSKGVSLSFLCKVKEGANSLALHIRQNLSSFVDAVEKILVDQMSSELNSDSNTIQ; from the exons ATGGAAGAAAGCGAAGTGGAAAATGCGATGGAAATCGTTAATACTTCTTCAGAGACCCTAGACCTTCAAGCAATTCAcag GCGAGTGGGAGAGCTGGAAGATATGGAAAGGAATTGTAAGGAAGATGTTTGCGAATTATGCCCTTCGGACGCTGAGAAATTACTCACAGATTGTATTCTCCATttccag AATAGAGTTCAGGAATTAGTCTCGGAGTGCTCGGATGTTGATTTCTCTTCGGATAGCGACTTGG ATGCATGCCTTCAACGCTTGAGTGAGGAGCTCAATTCTGTGGAGGCTGAAAGCGCCAACATGTCCAATGAAATCGAAGTTCTTACAAGAGCATATGTTGAAG ATTTTAATCGACTGGGGGTTGATCTTGAAGGACTGAAATGTTCCTTGGACTTTACTGCATCGCAG GATCTGGAGAAAAGAAAAGTGGATGCAATTAATGATTGTCCCACAAATGGTGAAGGTCAATTGGATGTGATGAATGTCTACGGAGACCAAGCATTGCAG TGTACCATGCAGCAACTGGAGCTTGAAAATGAGAttgagaacaaaaaaataatcttgAAGACTTTGGAAGATCTAGATCATATATGTAAATG GTCTGATGCTATAGAGCAAATAGAAGATATATTTACAGGTCTAAAGGTCATTGCATTGGATGAAAACTGTATTAGGTTATCATTGCAGACATACCTTCCAAAGTTACAAGGCTTTATATCCCAACAAAAAGTTGAAGGTGTCAATGAGCCATATGAATTAAATCATGAGTTGCTAATTGAAGTTCTAGAGGGGAGTATGGATATGAAGAATGTTGAG ATATTTCCAAATGATGTATGTATTGATGACATTCTTGATGCTGCAAAACATTTCAG TAAGTCTTCATTGCAGTGGTTTGTGACAAAAGTTCAAGATAGAATTATTCTATGCACAATGAGGCGACTTTTGGTGAAGAGTGCAAATAAATCAAG ACACTCCTTGGAGTACTTGGACAGAGATGAGATGATAGTAGCTCATATGGCTGGAGGAATTGACGCTTACATAAAGGTCTCTCAAGGTTGGCCAGTATCAAGTTTTCCATTGAATCTAACATCTCTTAAGAGCTCAGATCAGCATTCTAAGGGAGTTTCTTTAAGTTTCCTATGCAAAGTTAAG GAAGGGGCAAATTCCTTGGCATTACACATTCGGCAGAATCTGTCAAGCTTTGTGGATGCTGTTGAAAAAATACTAGTCGACCAGATGAGCTCAGAACTGAATTCTGATAGTAATACCATTCAGTGA
- the LOC107422284 gene encoding uncharacterized protein LOC107422284 isoform X2, which translates to MERNCKEDVCELCPSDAEKLLTDCILHFQNRVQELVSECSDVDFSSDSDLDACLQRLSEELNSVEAESANMSNEIEVLTRAYVEDFNRLGVDLEGLKCSLDFTASQDLEKRKVDAINDCPTNGEGQLDVMNVYGDQALQCTMQQLELENEIENKKIILKTLEDLDHICKWSDAIEQIEDIFTGLKVIALDENCIRLSLQTYLPKLQGFISQQKVEGVNEPYELNHELLIEVLEGSMDMKNVEIFPNDVCIDDILDAAKHFSKSSLQWFVTKVQDRIILCTMRRLLVKSANKSRHSLEYLDRDEMIVAHMAGGIDAYIKVSQGWPVSSFPLNLTSLKSSDQHSKGVSLSFLCKVKEGANSLALHIRQNLSSFVDAVEKILVDQMSSELNSDSNTIQ; encoded by the exons ATGGAAAGGAATTGTAAGGAAGATGTTTGCGAATTATGCCCTTCGGACGCTGAGAAATTACTCACAGATTGTATTCTCCATttccag AATAGAGTTCAGGAATTAGTCTCGGAGTGCTCGGATGTTGATTTCTCTTCGGATAGCGACTTGG ATGCATGCCTTCAACGCTTGAGTGAGGAGCTCAATTCTGTGGAGGCTGAAAGCGCCAACATGTCCAATGAAATCGAAGTTCTTACAAGAGCATATGTTGAAG ATTTTAATCGACTGGGGGTTGATCTTGAAGGACTGAAATGTTCCTTGGACTTTACTGCATCGCAG GATCTGGAGAAAAGAAAAGTGGATGCAATTAATGATTGTCCCACAAATGGTGAAGGTCAATTGGATGTGATGAATGTCTACGGAGACCAAGCATTGCAG TGTACCATGCAGCAACTGGAGCTTGAAAATGAGAttgagaacaaaaaaataatcttgAAGACTTTGGAAGATCTAGATCATATATGTAAATG GTCTGATGCTATAGAGCAAATAGAAGATATATTTACAGGTCTAAAGGTCATTGCATTGGATGAAAACTGTATTAGGTTATCATTGCAGACATACCTTCCAAAGTTACAAGGCTTTATATCCCAACAAAAAGTTGAAGGTGTCAATGAGCCATATGAATTAAATCATGAGTTGCTAATTGAAGTTCTAGAGGGGAGTATGGATATGAAGAATGTTGAG ATATTTCCAAATGATGTATGTATTGATGACATTCTTGATGCTGCAAAACATTTCAG TAAGTCTTCATTGCAGTGGTTTGTGACAAAAGTTCAAGATAGAATTATTCTATGCACAATGAGGCGACTTTTGGTGAAGAGTGCAAATAAATCAAG ACACTCCTTGGAGTACTTGGACAGAGATGAGATGATAGTAGCTCATATGGCTGGAGGAATTGACGCTTACATAAAGGTCTCTCAAGGTTGGCCAGTATCAAGTTTTCCATTGAATCTAACATCTCTTAAGAGCTCAGATCAGCATTCTAAGGGAGTTTCTTTAAGTTTCCTATGCAAAGTTAAG GAAGGGGCAAATTCCTTGGCATTACACATTCGGCAGAATCTGTCAAGCTTTGTGGATGCTGTTGAAAAAATACTAGTCGACCAGATGAGCTCAGAACTGAATTCTGATAGTAATACCATTCAGTGA